From Psychroflexus torquis ATCC 700755, the proteins below share one genomic window:
- the yidD gene encoding membrane protein insertion efficiency factor YidD gives MWRKVLIFPFLALIKAYQWILSPLLGPSCRFQPTCSHYAFQAFRTHGVLKGLYLSIIRVSKCHPWGDSGYDPVPKPKKQQD, from the coding sequence ATGTGGCGAAAAGTATTAATTTTTCCATTTTTGGCACTCATAAAAGCTTACCAATGGATACTTTCTCCACTCTTAGGACCTAGTTGTAGATTTCAACCAACTTGTTCTCATTATGCTTTCCAAGCTTTTAGAACACATGGTGTCTTGAAAGGCTTATACTTGAGTATCATACGCGTTTCAAAATGCCATCCTTGGGGAGATTCTGGGTATGATCCAGTTCCAAAGCCCAAAAAACAGCAAGATTAA
- the folE gene encoding GTP cyclohydrolase I FolE: MSDQNKEDLTEELGDNHIATSYENPIREDAFDMSDDEKIEKIKGHVHEIMETLGMDMTDDSLQGTPNRVAKMYVNETFGGLRPHKKPKVSTFENNYKYGQMLVEKNITVYSTCEHHLLPIIGRAHVAYISSGRVIGLSKMNRIVNYYAKRPQVQERLTMQVVKELQKALETEDVACVIDAKHLCVNSRGINDIESSTVTSEYGGKFKDEDVRKELLSYIKLDTKF, from the coding sequence ATGAGCGATCAAAATAAAGAAGATCTAACTGAAGAACTAGGAGATAATCACATAGCCACCTCATACGAAAATCCTATAAGAGAGGATGCTTTTGACATGAGTGATGATGAAAAGATTGAAAAAATAAAAGGCCATGTTCATGAAATCATGGAAACCTTAGGTATGGATATGACCGATGACAGTTTACAGGGGACTCCAAACCGAGTCGCTAAAATGTATGTAAACGAAACCTTTGGCGGTTTGCGTCCCCATAAAAAACCTAAAGTGTCTACGTTTGAAAATAACTATAAGTATGGTCAAATGTTGGTTGAGAAAAACATTACCGTATATTCTACTTGTGAGCACCATTTGCTCCCTATCATTGGTAGGGCTCATGTCGCTTATATTTCCAGCGGAAGGGTCATTGGTCTTTCAAAAATGAATAGAATTGTGAATTATTACGCTAAACGCCCACAAGTTCAGGAACGATTGACCATGCAAGTGGTGAAAGAGTTGCAAAAAGCTCTTGAGACAGAAGATGTAGCCTGCGTTATAGATGCTAAGCACCTTTGCGTGAATAGTCGAGGCATCAATGACATTGAAAGCAGTACGGTGACTAGTGAATATGGAGGGAAATTTAAAGATGAAGATGTGAGGAAAGAACTTCTCAGCTATATCAAATTAGATACTAAATTTTAA
- a CDS encoding adenine phosphoribosyltransferase, whose product MELKNYIRTIEDFPKEGISYKDITPLLLDPTACSFAVSEIIKGLEGQPIDKVVGIESRGFLLGMLIAKALDVGFVPIRKPGKLPAKTISQSYDLEYGSDTIEIHQDAIQKGEQILLHDDLLATGGTAAAACRLIETLGGEIKQVNFIIELDFLKGRQLLPKDKVKSLIHF is encoded by the coding sequence ATGGAACTTAAAAATTATATTAGAACTATAGAAGATTTCCCTAAGGAAGGCATCTCTTATAAAGACATCACACCCCTACTCCTCGACCCCACTGCGTGCTCTTTTGCCGTTTCAGAAATCATAAAAGGCCTTGAAGGTCAACCTATCGATAAAGTCGTAGGCATAGAATCTCGAGGTTTCCTCTTGGGGATGCTTATTGCCAAAGCGCTAGACGTAGGATTTGTCCCTATTCGTAAACCTGGGAAACTACCGGCGAAAACCATTTCTCAGTCCTATGACTTAGAATATGGCAGCGACACGATCGAGATTCATCAGGATGCTATTCAAAAAGGAGAGCAGATTTTACTCCACGACGATTTATTAGCTACAGGAGGAACAGCAGCAGCAGCTTGTCGACTTATTGAAACTCTTGGAGGAGAAATCAAACAAGTCAATTTCATCATTGAACTCGACTTTCTAAAAGGTCGACAACTGCTTCCAAAAGACAAAGTGAAGTCTTTAATTCATTTTTAA
- a CDS encoding DUF6965 family protein, protein MSSLFGEHLLKDFKNNPIALVEAPKTAIYGALYFGLPKTPSDLIWLAVYNLSSLKFEKCKILEGRDVILFPDLSKESKAFDLWSNRAKDFEERLTDTTFKVYDYLEHVSTEEERNDGNDLADYLIQKDWKEFNSDLYDPELEAKEWDLFVTSLEEESEPSYISQKEIMDLMHYFEGKNLSKNTMILNSGEKILDLKNMIESHFLIIECKNSPTIIPYVERLQKVRERLTKRLSF, encoded by the coding sequence ATAAGTAGCCTTTTTGGTGAACATCTACTCAAAGATTTTAAAAATAATCCTATAGCTTTAGTTGAAGCTCCAAAAACAGCTATATACGGAGCTTTGTATTTTGGTTTACCTAAAACTCCTTCAGACTTGATTTGGTTAGCTGTGTATAATCTTTCAAGTCTGAAATTTGAAAAGTGTAAGATCTTAGAAGGAAGAGATGTTATTTTGTTTCCAGACTTATCCAAAGAAAGCAAGGCTTTTGATCTTTGGTCGAATAGAGCAAAGGATTTTGAAGAACGATTAACAGATACAACCTTTAAAGTATATGATTACCTAGAACATGTATCCACAGAAGAAGAGAGAAACGATGGGAATGATTTAGCAGATTATTTGATCCAGAAGGATTGGAAAGAGTTCAATTCTGACTTATACGACCCTGAACTAGAAGCTAAGGAATGGGATTTGTTTGTTACTTCTTTAGAAGAGGAAAGTGAACCCTCTTACATAAGTCAAAAGGAGATAATGGACCTCATGCATTATTTTGAAGGAAAGAATCTTTCTAAAAATACGATGATATTAAATTCAGGAGAAAAAATTCTAGATTTAAAAAATATGATAGAATCCCACTTTCTGATTATCGAATGTAAAAATTCACCAACCATTATTCCTTATGTTGAACGTTTGCAAAAGGTAAGAGAGAGGTTAACGAAAAGATTAAGTTTTTAA
- a CDS encoding P-loop NTPase fold protein produces METSENTSDINQNVKNYLNDYIKMENPQYAVMITGKWGCGKTFFVKDELETWINRDKISDDELKRNPIYISVYGISNIKQLVQKIKEKISPLLYSKSAEILKKIGAGIIKTAIKVDFNSNDEGTYSLQSELDLISIFKSNDANIKGKKVFIFDDLERSEIPLNQLFGFINEFVEHHQCKVILVCDEEKLIDQNLAKSIKDNQEEEKEEKTPYRLAYKDFKEKLVGQTLSIEADYELAVATFIDKKADKQKIFFNENIELILKIFKASKTDNLRILRQFFSDFERFIQPIDNEYGRDKEINSLKVPVMVNFLILYLEYKSGNDKVEELSSYIGVIATGFYFSLIDRKVPDYEINFDTNYGQIIRNFNLNLTTIIPDYLIFSDFINKGKNDYLDSDVTKLVEEVLNNKKDEIPSWRKLYKWGKLDNTEFTSLLDLEFKKFVEEQIDNIGVLTHLFYIFHNLKKHQIFDKENDINTSYIKNIEIILNNSNDFEPQIKEFAFNLNYQNRDLEIDNIKDVEGVIRKVNKLISKHEFKIVQKKIIEIVESLCDGNIDKLEEDLQTRQAFGSKVYWSHNIFDGVDPDKLYNKFFLIGIDSQLNFLEMLKHKRYKSAEYIGTEKEFLQNFNIKLIERLKEVELVEKVRLKKYVEILNEIITL; encoded by the coding sequence ATGGAAACTTCAGAGAATACAAGTGATATAAATCAAAATGTTAAGAACTATTTGAATGATTATATTAAAATGGAAAATCCACAATACGCTGTAATGATTACAGGTAAATGGGGGTGTGGTAAAACATTTTTCGTCAAAGACGAACTCGAAACATGGATAAATAGAGATAAAATAAGTGATGATGAGTTAAAACGAAATCCTATTTATATAAGCGTTTATGGAATAAGCAATATCAAGCAACTTGTTCAAAAAATAAAAGAAAAAATTTCACCATTATTATATTCTAAAAGTGCTGAAATTCTAAAGAAAATTGGAGCAGGTATTATAAAAACTGCTATAAAAGTAGATTTTAATTCTAATGATGAAGGTACTTATTCTTTACAATCAGAGTTAGATTTAATAAGTATATTTAAAAGTAACGATGCAAATATAAAAGGCAAAAAGGTATTTATTTTTGATGATTTAGAACGTTCTGAAATTCCATTAAATCAATTATTTGGTTTTATTAATGAATTCGTTGAACACCATCAATGCAAAGTGATTTTGGTATGTGATGAAGAAAAACTGATTGATCAAAACTTGGCTAAATCTATAAAAGATAATCAGGAAGAGGAAAAAGAGGAAAAGACACCTTATAGATTAGCATACAAAGACTTCAAGGAAAAATTAGTAGGCCAAACCTTAAGTATAGAAGCTGATTATGAACTTGCTGTTGCAACTTTCATAGATAAGAAAGCAGATAAACAAAAGATTTTTTTTAATGAAAATATAGAACTGATTTTAAAAATTTTTAAAGCATCAAAAACTGATAACTTAAGAATTTTACGCCAATTTTTTTCTGATTTTGAGCGCTTCATACAACCTATTGATAATGAATATGGACGGGATAAAGAAATTAATAGTTTGAAGGTTCCTGTGATGGTTAACTTTCTAATCCTGTATTTGGAGTATAAGTCTGGAAATGATAAAGTTGAAGAACTTTCATCTTATATTGGTGTTATAGCAACTGGTTTTTATTTTTCTTTAATAGATAGAAAAGTACCAGATTATGAAATTAATTTTGATACTAATTACGGGCAAATTATCAGAAACTTTAATCTAAATCTCACTACAATTATCCCAGACTACCTAATATTCTCAGATTTCATAAATAAAGGTAAAAATGATTATCTAGACTCTGATGTAACAAAACTAGTTGAAGAGGTATTAAACAATAAAAAAGATGAAATACCAAGTTGGAGAAAACTATATAAATGGGGTAAACTTGACAATACAGAATTTACGAGTTTACTTGATTTAGAATTTAAAAAATTTGTAGAAGAGCAGATTGATAATATTGGAGTTTTAACTCACTTGTTCTACATATTTCATAATTTAAAAAAACATCAAATCTTTGATAAAGAAAATGATATTAATACGTCGTACATTAAAAATATTGAAATAATATTGAATAATTCGAATGATTTTGAACCTCAAATTAAAGAGTTTGCATTTAACTTAAATTATCAAAATCGTGATCTTGAAATAGATAATATTAAAGATGTAGAGGGAGTAATTAGAAAAGTTAATAAACTCATCAGTAAACACGAATTTAAAATAGTTCAAAAAAAAATAATAGAAATAGTAGAAAGTCTTTGTGATGGAAATATTGATAAACTAGAAGAAGATCTGCAAACTAGACAAGCCTTTGGAAGTAAAGTTTATTGGTCGCATAATATTTTTGATGGAGTTGATCCAGATAAACTTTACAACAAGTTTTTTTTGATAGGTATAGATAGTCAATTAAATTTTTTGGAAATGCTTAAACATAAACGTTATAAAAGCGCTGAATACATAGGAACTGAAAAAGAATTTCTACAAAACTTTAATATTAAATTAATTGAGCGATTAAAAGAAGTTGAGCTTGTTGAAAAAGTAAGACTTAAAAAATATGTAGAAATACTAAATGAAATTATTACACTTTAG
- the lgt gene encoding prolipoprotein diacylglyceryl transferase: protein MLHAIQWDPSLGLDIGFFMIRYYSLMFLIAFGTGFYIMKKIFFKEGVSLEKLDKLLIYTILSTLIGARLGHVIFYQPELFLEDPLSVFLPVSFVPEIELTGFRGLASHGAAIGIAIGMYFYSKKVMQKPIFWILDRIVVPVSLGAGFVRVGNFLNSEIVGKATTSDFGVVFVQLGESFPRHPAQLYESICYFILFAVLSFLFWKTNLKQKKGILFGVFFASLWTIRFIVEYVKEPQVADRADWIFNTGQLLSLPMILIGLGIIYFSSRSNAKA, encoded by the coding sequence ATGCTCCATGCTATCCAGTGGGACCCGTCTTTAGGTCTAGATATAGGTTTTTTTATGATTCGATATTACAGCCTTATGTTCCTCATTGCGTTCGGGACTGGGTTTTATATCATGAAAAAGATATTCTTCAAAGAAGGGGTTTCTTTAGAAAAGCTAGATAAGCTTCTCATTTACACCATACTTTCCACCTTAATTGGGGCTAGATTGGGTCATGTTATTTTTTATCAACCCGAATTGTTTCTAGAAGACCCTTTATCTGTTTTTCTACCCGTGAGCTTTGTTCCCGAGATTGAATTAACTGGCTTTAGAGGTTTAGCAAGCCACGGAGCTGCTATAGGAATTGCTATTGGTATGTATTTCTACAGCAAAAAGGTAATGCAAAAACCTATTTTCTGGATTTTGGACCGGATTGTAGTCCCCGTATCCTTGGGAGCAGGTTTTGTAAGAGTTGGTAATTTTTTGAATTCAGAAATAGTAGGTAAAGCCACTACTTCCGATTTTGGTGTTGTGTTTGTGCAGCTTGGTGAAAGTTTTCCAAGACATCCAGCTCAGCTGTATGAGTCCATTTGTTATTTTATTTTATTTGCCGTCTTATCTTTCCTCTTTTGGAAAACTAACTTGAAACAAAAAAAAGGAATTCTTTTTGGAGTCTTTTTTGCAAGTTTATGGACCATCCGTTTTATTGTAGAATACGTCAAAGAGCCTCAGGTTGCAGATCGTGCCGATTGGATATTCAACACTGGACAACTCCTGAGTTTACCTATGATTTTAATTGGCTTAGGGATTATTTATTTTTCTTCAAGGTCTAATGCAAAAGCTTAA
- a CDS encoding DUF192 domain-containing protein produces the protein MQKLKILVALNIIGALFSCQTDKNKETDLTQAFSFRKDTLLKFVKDMDTLPFTFEIELAKSDYQKETGLMHRKQMKTNRGMLFIYEDQRKRQTFYMKNTFIPLDLIYLNSELEIVDFNLDTKPLSEDYISSEIPSMFVLELNAGQVNQLTIKKGDQVVLK, from the coding sequence ATGCAAAAGCTTAAAATTTTAGTGGCCTTGAATATCATAGGTGCCTTGTTCTCCTGCCAGACAGATAAAAATAAGGAAACTGATCTTACTCAAGCATTTTCTTTCAGAAAAGATACATTGCTCAAATTCGTAAAGGATATGGATACTCTCCCTTTCACTTTTGAAATTGAATTAGCTAAAAGCGATTACCAGAAGGAAACTGGCTTAATGCATAGAAAGCAAATGAAGACTAATCGAGGAATGCTTTTTATATATGAGGATCAAAGAAAGCGACAAACGTTCTATATGAAAAATACGTTTATCCCTTTAGATTTGATTTATCTCAATTCAGAATTAGAAATTGTTGATTTTAATTTGGATACTAAACCACTTTCAGAAGACTATATTTCATCGGAAATTCCTTCAATGTTTGTTTTGGAATTAAATGCTGGCCAAGTCAACCAACTCACTATAAAAAAAGGGGACCAAGTTGTTTTAAAGTAA
- the cysS gene encoding cysteine--tRNA ligase — protein MALYEHQSLKIYNSITGEKEDFQPITKGYVGMYVCGPTVYSNVHLGNCRTFISFDLVFRYLKHLGYKIRYVRNITDAGHLENDGEEGEDRIAKKAKVMELEPMEVVQKYSIDFHQILEKFNNLPPSIEPTATGHIIEQIETIKTIIDKGLAYQVNGNVYFDVLKYNEKHHYGKLSGRKIEDLISNTRELAGQSDKKNPQDFALWKKAEPQHIMRWPSPWGIGFPGWHLECTVMSSKYLGDEFDIHGGGMDLKFPHHECEIAQGQAATGKDPVNYWMHANMLTLNGKKMSKSTGNNILPRELFTGDNETLSKSYTAPVIRFFMLQANYRSILDFSDEALSASEKGFQKLMESLSTLKVLKASKTSDFNVNTWKDKCYEAMNDDFNSPILIAHLFEAVKQINLAKSGDKRLSRESLDLLSKTMNDFIFEVMGLEDLEDTSKSEANTDDFKELIEFMIQMRNHARLNKDFETSDKIRDKLLKMDVELKDQKEGTSFTIKS, from the coding sequence ATGGCTTTATACGAGCACCAATCCCTGAAGATTTATAATTCCATTACAGGAGAAAAAGAGGACTTCCAACCTATCACAAAAGGCTATGTGGGCATGTACGTTTGCGGACCAACGGTATACAGCAATGTTCACTTAGGGAATTGTAGAACCTTTATTTCTTTTGATTTGGTGTTTCGTTACTTAAAGCATCTAGGTTATAAAATACGTTACGTCCGTAATATCACCGATGCGGGACACCTAGAAAACGATGGTGAAGAGGGAGAGGACCGCATTGCTAAAAAAGCTAAAGTGATGGAGTTAGAACCAATGGAAGTGGTTCAAAAATACAGTATTGATTTTCATCAAATTCTTGAAAAATTCAACAACCTACCTCCTAGTATTGAACCTACAGCTACTGGTCATATTATTGAACAGATTGAAACTATCAAAACAATTATCGACAAAGGACTTGCTTACCAAGTTAATGGTAATGTGTATTTTGATGTCCTGAAATATAACGAAAAACATCACTACGGAAAATTAAGCGGCCGAAAAATTGAAGATCTTATTTCTAATACCAGAGAACTTGCGGGACAATCTGACAAGAAAAATCCTCAAGACTTTGCCTTATGGAAAAAAGCAGAACCTCAACACATCATGCGTTGGCCCTCTCCATGGGGTATTGGTTTTCCTGGATGGCATCTAGAATGTACCGTGATGAGTTCTAAATACCTAGGCGATGAATTTGATATTCATGGTGGAGGCATGGACCTCAAATTCCCACATCACGAATGTGAGATTGCACAGGGTCAGGCAGCGACGGGTAAAGATCCCGTAAACTACTGGATGCATGCTAATATGCTGACCCTCAACGGTAAAAAGATGTCTAAGAGTACGGGGAATAATATTTTACCCCGAGAATTATTTACTGGCGACAATGAAACACTTTCCAAATCGTATACAGCACCAGTGATTAGGTTTTTTATGCTTCAGGCCAATTATAGAAGTATTCTTGATTTTTCTGATGAAGCATTATCTGCATCAGAAAAAGGCTTTCAAAAACTGATGGAGAGTCTATCCACTCTAAAGGTCTTAAAAGCTTCAAAAACTTCAGATTTCAATGTGAATACCTGGAAGGACAAGTGCTATGAAGCGATGAATGATGACTTTAATAGTCCCATTCTTATTGCCCATTTATTTGAGGCAGTCAAACAAATTAATCTCGCAAAGTCTGGCGATAAAAGATTGAGTCGAGAGAGTCTTGATCTATTGTCGAAAACCATGAATGACTTCATCTTTGAAGTGATGGGACTCGAAGATTTGGAAGACACCTCGAAAAGTGAGGCAAATACAGATGATTTCAAAGAACTTATTGAATTTATGATTCAGATGAGAAATCATGCTAGGCTTAATAAAGACTTCGAAACAAGTGATAAAATAAGGGATAAATTATTAAAAATGGATGTGGAGTTAAAAGACCAGAAGGAAGGGACTAGCTTTACGATCAAATCCTAA